The DNA sequence ACGTATAGTCAAGCAGGCGTTAAAGCAGGCTGTTGTCATTCTAACCAGGTTGAGGCAGAGAAAGTAGAAGATGTGGCGTGAGTCGTGCTCCTCCAGGATCTGTTTGAGGGAGTCCTTAATGAAGCGGGGCAGAGAATGGGAAGTGTGCTGCAGAGCGTCCCCCATGAAGTTATACAGTGGGGTTCCCTCGGGGGAGTAGCCCACCAGAGTCCCCCTCTGGCCCTTCTTGGACGGGGAGGACAAAATACTGTCAGctgcaaaacaagaaaaacaggaGATTGCTATAAAAGGAAACTGTGCAAACGAGCAGTAGGATAGGACACAGAGGATGAATGTTTGTGTTCATTCTGTATTGTATGTAATGAAAGGGGACCCTTTACTTGAGTAAACAAATACTTGCCAGCAaagtatttgtaaatgtttacaaaaaattggaaagttttattttatttataatttttttggaTCTTTCAAAAGATCACCGCAGTGTAATCTCACCTAGGGCAGTAGAAAGGCTAGAGGCATATCTGGTAACAATTCACAACAAGCTTTCTTCTTATCAAAGACTTGTCATGCGGGCTAGCCTATGATGGAGAAGATGCTCTGAGATACCTTTAAGCAAGTCTGCTGCTGTAAAATGGGCTTTAGGtagaaaaatgaatgtaatttctttttttaaagtacaagTAAACACACAAGGGACAAATCATCTTTTATTGTTTAGAGAAAATCGTAAAACGTCCCACTCAAAGTATGTACTTGCATTCTCATCCAAACCTGTACTTGTACTTACTGCATGGTAACTTGTAGTTCCTGCTCCTGACCCACTTACACAAGGTCGCCTATGGTTTTAATCCCCATGTGATTTCACAGGACAATAAAGGTTGCCAATGCTGATGACGATGAGAAGCCTCACTCACACAGGATGAAGAAGATGGCACTGACCACCACCCCTCCTGACAGCACGTGCTCGGTGCTGTCGCGCTGGGCGGGGTTGCTCACGGCGCGGAGCTGGTCGGTCAGCGGGTGGGTCCAGAAGTTGGCCAGCAGGAGACCACTGAGGAACACGAAGAGCGAGCCATAGCGGGCGCACCTGGGTGCCTCCATCTTGGCGACGCAGATGGACTCCACGTAGAAGTCCAGGATCATCACAGAGAACACGATCATGCCAAACGGCATCACCAGCGACGACCAGGACTCCACCTTGCTCTGCGTACATCGGACACCAAATTAGGTTAAAAGGATGAAAGCACACAAGGGTGCACAGCACAAAACATGTTTGCTTCATTGAATTGTTCAGCAGCAGTCAGATGACAACACAAGGTAAAATATTCCACTTAATACAGTTGTAAGCAGGCATTGTGGAACCGCATTCACCCTTCTGCTTACAAACAAACTGTGTCAATACTAGGAACCTTAACTGTGTGTATCTGGATGCGTTTGTGGCTGGACAGGTGTATACTTcgtaaatcattttatttccaaCAGTGAACGCAAGGGTATTTAAGCCCCACTCCAAATTATTTGTCTAGACTCGAAAGCAGACACATGCGGACTACCTCTTGGACTGTGGTAAATAGATATTTTTATCGGCTATGGAGCACGTTTCCCCGTTTTGTGAGGAGCACGCCTGGGACACTCTCACCTCTGTGGTGGCAGAAAGCACGATGACCCAGGGCAGCAGTACCACAGCAGAGGCCAGGTTGGACAGGGCGTAGAGGCGCTTGGCTCCCCCAATCTCCACAGACAGCTTCCTGGACACTGTGTTGAAGCCCACTTtcaaacagagagacagcaccAGCAAGACAACCCCACCCTGGGAGACAGGTAGAAAGAGGAAGGGAAGTGACAAGTGAAAACTAGTGAGTAACTAGTGAGTGTCGCTACAGTGCACTATTACTGACCCAACGATCTGAACAAATACTAGggttttcttcagaaaataacattgattGGTCAACATCAGTGCATCACAGACAGCGTGTTCCAATCACTAGTGGACATGGGTCCAAGGTTTACATGGATGACAGAGAATGTCCCATTTTGGATAACATTACGCAGCAACCAAAACACCAGCATGCGGAGACCCGTAGTGAAAAGGCAGCCCTGCCATACGAGCGGCTTACCTTGTGGTCTGCCACACCCAAAAATGCAATGGCTGTGTAGAGGGCATGAGTGAGGGCACTGTCATGGTGTCCTTCAGCTGCAGTCAGGACTGTTAAGTCTGCTATACTCAATATGATGCAAACCCATTACATGCACATTCAGCAGAAACACCACTTATATCAGCAGCCTGACATGTGAACCCATAACGCCTGAATCACTTTATTTGGTAGTGATGGCACCAGCAGCCACATTCAACCTAACTGCTATGATATGACATTGTGGTTAGACGGAATCTGGACCTAAATTATAGTACTGTAAATGAGCAGTTTAAAATGGTATGCTTCATTCCAATAGACTATATAAAACAGATCTAATATTAaaacatataataaataatgtataataacataataaattCCTAAGTacactccccccgccccccaggcaTGTTATTTCTGACCACTGCGCAAGCCCGTCTGAAAAAGATACGGTGCTCTGCCATCTTTGCCATGAGGTCGTCATTATCGAAGAGCAGAAGACAGATCACAGCAATGATGAAGAATGCAGCTCCTCTGGTCTAAAACAGAATGAGAACATTAAATGAACCAGCCAATGCCAAAATTCTTTACTTTTTCGCCGCCTGCCTGCAATATGGACACATGTTGATTATTATAGTCACTGATTTAAGGCACGTTCAGGAACAAGTGAATTGTGTCATTTCTGTGTCAAGACTGGTGTTTTACTTCCTAGATTTGTATGGAAAATTAAACCtgtcaaatgcattttctgtgtggcagtattttatttcttcacaatAATGACTGTGAAGGGTTATGATTTTATGAGTGCATATGCATGTCATCTACTTCCAGAAATTCATCCCCATTCTCCcatcaaaaaaaacacatatgcatgcgtgcacgcacacagacagacagacagacagacacacacgggcCTTTCTGTACCTTCGAGGGTCCACCTCCAGAGCTTGTGAAGAGAACACTGAGGAAGGTGATGACCACCAAATCACTGTGTTcaaacagcagcagtgtcctgGACAGACAACACACTGTTTAGGCTCACACAGTAATAAGATTTGTCATACAGAAAACTAAGCTTCAATAAGCAATTTATAAATTTTACAATCAGCATGAATCCTCAGATACACTTACATAAGTTACTTTGGAgagcaatataaatatttggCTTCCATTTACATACCAAAAAAGTGTTACACTGACAACCAAAATTCATTAGATAATTTTATTGCTGGTTGAATAGCCCAACCAGGCCCTGAAGAAcaggttaaaatgtttttttaccgTAAAGGTCCACAAAGCGTGAGACCGAAAAATCCCAAGAGTGAAATCACGCAGCTGATGACAGCGTGCTTGAGgattttgacccactgaaacaAGGCAAAAGAACAGAATACTGCATGATCACTTCACCATGTCCGGTTACATACATCATATTCACTTAACACACTCCTTTATGTACAGTGGCGCACTTCAGGATTTCatgatttacaaaaatatgaaaaaggcaAGAGTAATTCTGAGAACAGACACTTCAGTAGCACAAAGGCAGCACAACTGTCTCTGCAAGCAAGACAGAATCTGATGGAAGCACACAGCATGCTAACTGgccaatttaaataaatatttaataccaAATTTgaaagctgttaaaaaaaaaggcattgctAGTAAAACAGTAATATGCAACCCAGAATATGCCAAATAGCTTTATGAAAACAATCATGAAGGGCTAAGATGCAAACATTACCTCCATACTACGTCACATGTTGCTAAACTGACTGGCAGATTACACTGCTATCCTTCATAtattagttcttttttttattttatttttaacaaaaaaacaataaatacccAAAATAAGAACGTTACCTGACGTTTTGTAATAACTTTTCCGGAGGAGAATGGCTTTTGGAAGAAAACCAACAACAATGAACACCTAGGGAGAGACAAAGAAACAATTTATCTTTACATAAAAGATTTAAATCATGCAAGCTATTCTCACATAAAATGGAGTAAGATTCACATGCagtatttgtgtaaaataaaacactcacCCCAATTTGAGTATAAAGATGAACTGAACTATGTGGACCACTTTCAGCAAGTCGTAAGACTCAAAAATTCCTAGAGCCTTAAAGAGCTTGGTGACACACAGTAATACTATGTACCTGGTCAGCCTGAAAggcaataaatacaaaaacaatatgATTCACCAGtgtacagaagaaaaaaaacaatcagtctCCACCAAAATCTAAATTCAGTAGGCAGTAGGGGCAAGGAGATCAGTACAGAGGGAGGAACATTTCAATCCAGGACCACAGAGCATAAACACTACCAAACGTAGCAATGCAAGATAGTAAAATTAGCCATTAGAACAACATTATTTCCTAAATCTACGAACGTGCTAAAGCCGACAACAAATATTAGTTttctatttaatgtttattgttATCCAAAAATGTACGAAACATTTACGTGCACATAGCAAATGCATTGACGGGCTATTAAACATGATAGCTAGCCAACATTCGCTAAAATAAACTCAGATGGATATTTTTACCTGGCGTTAGGTACTTCAACTGGTCCCAACTTCCCACTGGAAATGACATTGCTGCTGTATTTTTCATCCATACCTGACAATTTCGTACTCAGTGACCATGGAATAAGTTATTTTACTTAATCCATATTAGCTACAAGCTAACTAACTACCCGGTAGGCTGGAAAGCTGGCTAATGTCAGCGTGCGTGTTTACGAACAGCAGTAGGTGAATACACAGCAATAAAACGTATTCATCAGTTTAATTTACCCAACGACCAATCATATAATTTAGTGAAAGAGATCGCACACGTAAAGTTCACGAAAGTTTGTCGTTCACTACACAATGCCAGCTAGCTACTCATGTTTTCTTCCGGATAGCACTTCGTAGCTAGCTTATGATTCAGGCCAGTGCAGTCTGTACTGCACACCGGCAACTATACTATGGCCACGTCACGTTCTCTGACTGTTTATACGTGTCGATATATCGACAGTAGCACTCTGCACATGAGGTTGCTCAAACATACCCAGGTTTTTACGAAATCACTGgcgtatttttttttaagcgacTAAAACACACATGACCCTGCGATGAAATTCACTCCCATTACGATTCACTAGAACGGTCCCTATCCGAAGTCCCTTCCGAagtcttcttcatcttctctgGTTTTTATTGGTCATTTATACATATAAGGCGCATGCCGCCACCCACTGGACCACCGAGAAACTGCATTTTTATCCTTAATTATGGTTAAAGGAATATTGCAATTAATATTGTCCAGAATCTAAGGAATACCAACAGATACTTCATCTGAATGCCACGTATCTCTGAGTACCCTAAAACACTAGGAAGAGTAAATTAGCACAGCCATCATTCGATACTTAGCACTTTCATCAACCTCTCTTTGTCGCATAGCTCCCTCTGTGGGCCAAAACCAATCAATACAGTGCCTTAGAGTTCGACTAAAACAGAAAATTGAACAGATAGTTTTTGTTACAGTTAACATAACGTTACATCTTCTTCATACAGCAAGATAAAATGTGCAGGGGGACTTCATGGAATACGAGAAACAAATAAGAAACAATGAGATAAAGCGACCACCTTGGCTGAAATGCTTAATCGAAGATAGGCTACAGTATACTATTAATCTAAAACATAAATTTGTTTCTAGTAGCCTACATGGGGGGTTTTCGATGCTTTTTGTGGATTTATTTTGGACAAGTTGTTGTAAAATAATGCTagatttatataaaataattgaatgttAGGTCTACAGCCCAACACCCCAGATTTGTGGATATGGAATTTGTCAAACAAGCATAAAACCTCAAGTACATCATATAGGAAAGATATGCCAGTAGTGAAACCTAGAAGCAAGACCATATTTTCTCTATTGTCAAGAAGTTTATTAAATCCATAAAAAAATTAGCAAAGCAGCATCCTTCCAAAATTTGGAGAAGAATGaactgtaataaataaataaacaaataaatagtttcTAATTCAGATtcacagaacagacacattatagtgggaaaaaaagaataaagctTTAGGGGCACAACCAGAATGTAAGAATGTTCCTAATATGTGCATTGTTACACCATGGTCCATATTAtctaaaataaatctgcataAATCTTTCTAAAATTGGTGTTGGTACAATGGCCAAATAGGTGAAGGAAAGTTTCTGGGTGAGTATCACAAAAAGtgcaattaatattaataacttTCTTAAATTTCTTAAAGCCAGTGGCTACATCTACAGATATCTAGAGTGGTAATATCTTCAGATCATTTAGTAACAAACTTCTCGGATCATGGTATCACAAAAACTGTAGCAATACGTTGTATCATATAAATCTTATGAAACAGAATTTTGGCATAGCTACAGTTGTTGGAAAAGTAGGCCTACGTTTATAGCTGCTACAGGCCTAAACTGCGTTAATATTACCAAACTTAATAAATACTACACCCCTGACCACAGAATGCGTTGCTTGATGTAATATGTTTTAACTAAGATATTCGCTGGATAAAAACGTTGTTGATTATGAACTGTTGCTATGGTCGTTTCcctttgattttttatttttatttagtttccgAAAGTGATTACGAACCGTAATGAGCTTTCGGatatcaaccaatcagaattgagtattaaTCAGCCTATATAAAGCCCAGTGAACTGTTCAGTGCCGGAAAAAGCCTGAATTCTATTTATGACGTAATAGGCACCTTTATGACGATTCAGTAGCAGGAAACTTTTAAACTATATAAGAAATCATTTGTGCAAGAATCTTAATTCTGGAACACAAGCAAGTAAACACCTCAAGGTAAGTACATCAGTAATGTGGTTGGTTGATCCTGTGACTTTTGAATTAACTAATCAATGCATTTGCCCAACTATATTAGGTTGATGCAGCGCCAGTGACAAATCGGATATGTACGCAACTGGTGTCTAGTGTGGTGTTCAGCGCAAAACCTGTTGGCCCTACAAAAACGGTTGTTTTCCGCTTCCGGTCGGTTCCGAAATGGTGTCAACGTAAAAGTAATGTAGGATTTGGGTTTTGAGAATTTGGTTTTCACAATCTTTATTAGGCAAGTTAGTTAgctaaagcaaacaaacaaacaaacaaacaaaaaaagaaattaaataataataataataataataataataaatagttaAAGCAAGTGGAACTGTAGAAAGGCTTGTATGCAGCAATACAGTTGAATTTTCGGTTTAACGAGTCTTTGCATTCAAACCGTGAATAGTTACATAGATACatagttacatagatagatagatagatagatagacagatagatacatagatagttacatagatagatagatagatagatagatagttacatagatagatagatacatagATAGATGCATAGATAGTTTAAACAGATAGACAGATTAAAGACTTGAATAAAGTTGTCCTCCTACGAGGGGGGGAATTATGTCCTGTTTAGATTACTCTTGGATGAGAAGACAATTCACatgaattgtgaaaaatgtgcaaaatagaAAGGTAAATAAGATAGTCAACTAGGGAGATAGGCAGCTAGgctgatagatagatagatagatagatagatagatagatagatagatagatagatagatagatagatagacagatagttacatagatagatagatagatagatagatagatagttagaTAGATACAtagttagatagatagatagacagatagttacatagatagatagatagatagatacatacatacatacatagatagATACATAGATAGTTTAAACAGATAGACAGATTAAAGACTGGAATAAAGTTGTCCTCCTacgagggggggaggtggtggaaatatcattttaattatatttatataatttggaATTATGTCCTGTTTAGATTACTCTTGGATGAGAAGACAATTCACatgaattgtgaaaaatgtgcaaaatagaGAGATAAATAAGATAGCCAGCTAGGGAGATAGGCAGCTAGGctgatagacagatagacagatagatagatagatagatagatagatagatagatagatagatagatagatagatagatagatagatagttacatagatagatagatagatagatagatggatagatagatagatagatagatagatagatagatagatagatagatagatagatagatacatacatagatacatagatagatagatagttacatagatagatagatagatagatagatagatagatagttacatagatagatacatagatagatagatagatagataaatagatagatagatagatactgtATAAAGCtaggcagatagacagatagttaAATAGATAGGCAGATAGACAGATTAAAGACTTGAATAAAGGTTGTCCTACGAGGGGGGGAGGTAGTGGGAATATAATTTTAACTAAGAGATGAAATAATTATAGATACATAGAAAGATAGtaacatagatagatagatagtgacatagataaatagatagatagatagatacatacatacatacatagatagatacatagatagatagtaacatagatagatagatagttacatAGAAAGATAGATACAtagttagatagatagatagatagttagaTAGATACAtagttagatagatagatagacagatagttacatagatagatagatagatagatacatacatacatacatagatagATACATAGATAGTTTAAACAGATAGACAGATTAAAGACTGGAATAAAGTTGTCCTCCTacgagggggggaggtggtgggaatatcattttaattatatttatataatttggaATTATGTCCTGTTTAGATTACTCTTGGATGAGAAGACAATTCACatgaattgtgaaaaatgtgcaaaatagaAAGGTAAATAAGATAGTCAGCTAGGGAGATAGGCAGCTAGgctgatagatagatagatagatagacagatagttacatagatagatagatagatagatagatagatagatagatagatagatagatagatagatagatagttacatagatagatagatagatagatagttacatagatagatagatagatagatagatagatagacagatagatacatagatagatagatagttacatagatagatagatagatagatagatagatagatagatagatagatagatagatagatagatagttacatagatagatatatagatagatagatagatagataaatagatagatagatagatagatagatagatagatagatagatagatagatactgtATAAAGCtaggcagatagacagatagttaAATAGATAGGCAGATAGACAGATTAAAGACTTGAATAAAGGTTGTCCTACGAGGGGGGGAGGTAGTGGGAATATAATTTTAACTAAGAGATGAAATAATTATAGATACATAGAAAGATAGtaacatagatagatagatagtgacatagataaatagatagatagatagatacatacatacatacatagatagatacatagatagatagtaacatagatagatagatagttacatAGAAAGATAGATACAtagttagatagatagatagatagatagatagatagatagttacatagatacataattacatagatagatagatagatagatagatagatagatactgtATAAAGCTAGGCAGATAGACAAGATAGTTAAATAGATAGGCAGATAGACAGATTAAAGACTTGAATAAAGGTTGTCCTCCTACGAGGTGGGGAGGTGGTgggaatataattttaattatatttatataatttggaATTATGTCCTGTTTAGATTACTCTTGGATGAGAAGACAATTCACatgaattgtgaaaaatgtgcaaaatagaAAGGTAAATAAGATAGTCAGCTAGGGAGATAGGCAGCTAGgctgatagatagatagataggtagaCAGAtagttagatagatagatagatagatagatagatagatagatagatagatagatagtgagatagttagatagatagatagatagatagatagatagttacatagatagatagatagatagatagatagatagatagatagatagatagatagatagatagacagatagttacatagatagatagatagatagatagacagatagatacatagataaatagatagatagatatatagatagatagttacatagatagatagatagttacatagatagatacatagttagatagatagatagatagatagatagatagacagatagttggataaatagatagatagttagTTACATAGATAGTTACataaatagatagatacatagttagatagatagatagatagttacatagatacataattacatagatagatagatagatagatagatagatagatagatagatactgtATAAAGCtaggcagatagacagatagttaAATAGATAGGCAGATAGACAGATTAAAGACTGGAATAAAGTTGTCCTCCTACGAGGGGGTGAGGTGGTgggaatataattttaattatatttatataatttggaATTATGTCCTGTTTAGATTACTCTTGGATGAGAAGACAATTCACatgaattgtgaaaaatgtgcaaaatagaAAGGTAAATAAGATAGTCAGCTAGGGAGATAGGCAGCTAGGcttatagatagatagatagatagacagatagttacatagatagatagatagatagatagatagatagttacatagatagata is a window from the Anguilla anguilla isolate fAngAng1 chromosome 14, fAngAng1.pri, whole genome shotgun sequence genome containing:
- the slc30a5 gene encoding zinc transporter 5: MDEKYSSNVISSGKLGPVEVPNARLTRYIVLLCVTKLFKALGIFESYDLLKVVHIVQFIFILKLGCSLLLVFFQKPFSSGKVITKRQWVKILKHAVISCVISLLGFFGLTLCGPLRTLLLFEHSDLVVITFLSVLFTSSGGGPSKTRGAAFFIIAVICLLLFDNDDLMAKMAEHPEGHHDSALTHALYTAIAFLGVADHKGGVVLLVLSLCLKVGFNTVSRKLSVEIGGAKRLYALSNLASAVVLLPWVIVLSATTESKVESWSSLVMPFGMIVFSVMILDFYVESICVAKMEAPRCARYGSLFVFLSGLLLANFWTHPLTDQLRAVSNPAQRDSTEHVLSGGVVVSAIFFILSDSILSSPSKKGQRGTLVGYSPEGTPLYNFMGDALQHTSHSLPRFIKDSLKQILEEHDSRHIFYFLCLNLAFTFVELFYGVWTNSLGLISDGFHMLFDCSALVLGLFAALMTRWKATRIYSYGYGRVEILSGFINGLFLMVIAFFVFMESVTRVIDPPNINTDMLTPVSVGGLIVNLVGICAFSHAHSHAGSKGSCSSHDHGHSHHSHGDHGHGGHGHSHGGHGHGHAHSHGHGHSHGSPGGGMNANMRGVFLHVLADTLGSVGVIISTILIRQFGWLIADPICSLFIAVLIFLSVIPLIKDACEVLLLRIPTEHEKDLNSALEKIQKIEGVLSYRDPHFWRHSASVIAGTIHLQLMSDVVEQRIIQQVTAVLKDAGVNNLSVQVEKEAYFQHMSGLSTGFHEVLAMTKQMESMKYLKDGTCIM